A section of the Saccharopolyspora gregorii genome encodes:
- a CDS encoding medium chain dehydrogenase/reductase family protein — MTTTAITGRELVLTGLGAPQDVLTSRETEHAAPGAGRVLVRVEAAGLSFAEVQMLGGRYPMQPAFPFVPGYDLVGEVVATGPGVTTCRPGQRVAAMTRTGAWAEHVELAADLAVVLPAQVPADEAVALVTNGVTAWQLLHRSARVPRGGTVLVHGAGGGVGSTLLQLCRLAGVRAIGTASGHRHERLAGLGAELVDHRTEDVGRRVRELAPSGVDAVFDPLGPDSLTRSWELLAPGGRLISYGSAGTLDDAGSWWKPYADVALRIARWEALRLLGRAGGRRARMYYVRADGRYRDDLAGLLRMLADGELHPLISHRLPLRDAARALDLHRSGKSTGKIVLLP, encoded by the coding sequence ATGACCACCACCGCGATCACCGGCCGCGAACTCGTGCTCACCGGGCTCGGCGCCCCGCAGGACGTGCTCACCAGCAGGGAGACCGAGCACGCGGCGCCCGGCGCAGGCCGCGTGCTGGTCCGCGTCGAAGCGGCCGGGCTCTCCTTCGCCGAAGTGCAGATGCTCGGCGGCCGCTACCCGATGCAGCCCGCGTTCCCCTTCGTGCCCGGCTACGACCTCGTCGGCGAGGTCGTCGCCACCGGACCCGGCGTCACCACCTGCCGGCCCGGGCAGCGCGTCGCCGCGATGACCCGCACCGGCGCCTGGGCCGAGCACGTCGAGCTCGCCGCCGACCTCGCGGTGGTGCTGCCCGCGCAGGTGCCCGCCGACGAAGCGGTCGCGCTGGTCACCAACGGCGTCACCGCCTGGCAGCTGCTGCACCGCAGCGCCCGCGTCCCGCGCGGCGGCACCGTGCTGGTGCACGGCGCGGGCGGCGGCGTCGGCAGCACCTTGCTGCAGCTGTGCCGGCTCGCGGGCGTCCGCGCCATCGGCACCGCCTCCGGGCACCGGCACGAGCGGCTGGCCGGGCTCGGCGCCGAACTCGTCGACCACCGCACCGAGGACGTCGGCCGCCGCGTCCGGGAGCTCGCACCGTCCGGAGTGGACGCCGTGTTCGACCCGCTCGGCCCGGACAGCCTCACCCGCTCCTGGGAACTGCTCGCCCCCGGCGGGCGGCTGATCAGCTACGGCAGCGCGGGCACCCTCGACGACGCGGGCTCGTGGTGGAAGCCGTACGCGGACGTCGCCCTGCGCATCGCCCGCTGGGAGGCGCTGCGGCTGCTCGGCCGGGCCGGCGGGCGGCGCGCCCGGATGTACTACGTGCGGGCCGACGGCCGGTACCGCGACGACCTCGCCGGGCTGCTCCGGATGCTCGCCGACGGCGAACTGCACCCGTTGATCTCGCACCGGCTCCCGCTGCGGGACGCCGCCCGAGCCCTCGACCTGCACCGATCGGGGAAGTCCACCGGGAAGATCGTGTTGCTGCCCTGA
- a CDS encoding DUF3017 domain-containing protein, which yields MNERFGDRAKWAVHVPFALVLLVAAIGFLRIAMHAWREGSMLLSLALLLAAAARAFLPREQVGLIAVRSRTVDLILYGGFGLVLLAVAVTIVGGPLDF from the coding sequence ATGAACGAACGCTTCGGCGACCGGGCGAAGTGGGCGGTGCACGTGCCGTTCGCGCTGGTGCTGCTGGTCGCGGCGATCGGATTCCTGCGGATCGCGATGCACGCGTGGCGGGAGGGCTCGATGCTGCTGAGCCTCGCGCTGCTGCTGGCGGCGGCCGCGCGGGCGTTCCTGCCCCGGGAGCAGGTGGGGCTGATCGCGGTCCGCTCCCGCACGGTCGACCTGATCCTCTACGGCGGGTTCGGGTTGGTGCTGCTGGCAGTAGCAGTAACCATCGTCGGCGGCCCACTGGATTTCTGA
- a CDS encoding NADP-dependent isocitrate dehydrogenase: MSKIKVQGTIAELDGDEMTRIIWSFIKDKLIHPYLDVNLDYYDLGIEHRDATDDQVTVDAAKAIAQHGVGVKCATITPDEARVEEFGLKKMWRSPNGTIRNILGGVIFREPIVISNIPRYVPTWTKPIIIGRHAHGDQYKATDFKVPGPGTVTITYTPADGSEPIQQEVAQFPTDGGVAMAMYNYKRSIEEFARASFRYGLEREYPVYMSTKNTILKAYDGVFKDVFEEVFENEFKEAFDAKGLTYEHRLIDDMVATAMKWEGGYVWACKNYDGDVQSDTVAQGFGSLGLMTSVLMTEDGKVEAEAAHGTVTRHYRQHQQGKPTSTNPIASIFAWTRGLEQRGRLDSTPEVTGFAQALEQVVVETVESGKMTKDLALLVGGDQGYQTTEEFLASLDENLQKKMADR; the protein is encoded by the coding sequence ATGAGCAAGATCAAGGTCCAGGGAACGATCGCCGAGCTCGACGGCGACGAGATGACCCGGATCATCTGGTCCTTCATCAAGGACAAGCTGATCCACCCGTATCTGGACGTGAACCTCGATTACTACGACCTGGGCATCGAGCACCGGGACGCCACCGACGACCAGGTGACGGTGGACGCCGCGAAGGCCATCGCCCAGCACGGCGTAGGCGTCAAGTGCGCCACGATCACGCCGGACGAGGCCCGAGTGGAGGAGTTCGGCCTGAAGAAGATGTGGCGGAGCCCGAACGGGACCATCCGCAACATCCTCGGTGGCGTCATCTTCCGCGAGCCCATCGTGATCTCGAACATCCCGCGCTACGTGCCCACGTGGACCAAGCCGATCATCATCGGCCGCCACGCGCACGGCGACCAGTACAAGGCCACGGACTTCAAGGTCCCCGGCCCCGGCACGGTCACCATCACCTACACGCCCGCGGACGGCTCCGAGCCGATCCAGCAGGAGGTCGCGCAGTTCCCGACCGACGGCGGCGTGGCCATGGCCATGTACAACTACAAGCGCTCCATCGAGGAGTTCGCCCGCGCGTCCTTCCGCTACGGGCTGGAGCGCGAGTACCCGGTGTACATGTCCACCAAGAACACGATCCTCAAGGCCTACGACGGCGTCTTCAAGGACGTCTTCGAAGAGGTCTTCGAGAACGAGTTCAAGGAGGCTTTCGACGCCAAGGGCCTGACCTACGAGCACCGCCTCATCGACGACATGGTCGCCACGGCCATGAAGTGGGAGGGCGGCTACGTCTGGGCGTGCAAGAACTACGACGGTGACGTGCAGTCCGACACCGTGGCGCAGGGCTTCGGCTCGCTGGGCCTGATGACCTCGGTCCTCATGACCGAGGACGGCAAGGTCGAGGCGGAGGCCGCGCACGGCACGGTCACCCGCCACTACCGCCAGCACCAGCAGGGCAAGCCGACGTCGACCAACCCGATCGCGTCGATCTTCGCCTGGACCCGCGGCCTGGAGCAGCGCGGCCGGCTGGACTCCACCCCGGAGGTCACCGGTTTCGCCCAGGCGCTGGAGCAGGTCGTCGTCGAGACCGTCGAGAGCGGCAAGATGACCAAGGACCTGGCGCTGCTCGTCGGCGGCGACCAGGGCTACCAGACCACCGAGGAGTTCCTGGCCTCGCTGGACGAGAACCTGCAGAAGAAGATGGCCGACCGCTGA
- a CDS encoding DUF4253 domain-containing protein: MHDDQATETPADLSELLARASGVAPSVPLPDGELLTEQSTRANGDEPPLCWISFDRPAPRLLGALRADHRRTGLWPLLLCDDTETYGSRCTVGVVPPEPLEHIDLWRAEDVMLRIWEGLCRADDDLGPAYDMDSLAPFDANCPELAPAGNLLADPDILANQQATRFVDDETRLGLVPVRRGSDVLTVLGWSGAANHVSRTAGMSALLRSWEDRFGARLLRLGPDRLDVSVAAPPQDPAHATSVAAEHWAFCPDRVLQDAGSIASYAREIRGRRTWSFWWE, from the coding sequence TTGCACGACGACCAGGCCACCGAGACCCCTGCCGACCTCTCGGAGCTGCTCGCCAGAGCCTCCGGCGTCGCGCCCTCCGTCCCGCTGCCCGACGGCGAACTGCTCACCGAGCAGTCCACCCGCGCGAACGGGGACGAGCCGCCGCTGTGCTGGATCAGCTTCGACCGGCCGGCGCCGCGGCTGCTGGGGGCGCTGCGCGCCGACCACCGGCGCACCGGGCTGTGGCCGCTGCTGCTGTGCGACGACACCGAGACCTACGGCAGCCGGTGCACCGTCGGCGTCGTGCCCCCGGAACCGCTGGAGCACATCGACCTGTGGCGGGCCGAGGACGTGATGCTGCGGATCTGGGAGGGGCTGTGCCGGGCCGACGACGACCTCGGCCCCGCCTACGACATGGATTCGCTGGCGCCGTTCGACGCGAACTGCCCGGAGCTGGCGCCCGCCGGGAACCTGCTGGCCGACCCGGACATCCTCGCCAACCAGCAGGCCACCCGGTTCGTCGACGACGAGACGCGGCTCGGGCTGGTGCCGGTGCGGCGCGGGTCCGACGTGCTCACCGTGCTCGGCTGGTCCGGGGCGGCGAACCACGTGTCCCGCACCGCGGGCATGTCGGCGCTGCTGCGCAGCTGGGAGGACCGGTTCGGGGCGCGGCTGCTGCGTCTCGGGCCGGACCGGCTGGACGTGAGCGTCGCGGCCCCGCCGCAGGACCCGGCGCACGCCACGTCGGTCGCCGCGGAGCACTGGGCGTTCTGCCCGGACCGGGTCCTGCAGGACGCCGGCAGCATCGCCTCCTACGCCCGCGAGATCCGCGGCCGCCGCACCTGGTCCTTCTGGTGGGAATGA
- a CDS encoding bifunctional methylenetetrahydrofolate dehydrogenase/methenyltetrahydrofolate cyclohydrolase — translation MSATILDGKATKNAIYEELRGRVAALAARGATPGLGTVLVGDDPGSQSYVRGKHNDCAKVGIASLRRDLPDDSSQADLEAVLDELNADPACTGYIVQLPLPAHLDAGPLLERVAPDKDADGLHPISLGRLVLGEPAPLPCTPRGIVELLRRHDVPLDGAHVAVVGRGITVGRPLGLLLTRRGENATTTLCHTGTRDLVEIVRTADVVVAAAGRPNLITPDMVKPGAAVLDVGVTRTEDGVAGDVHPDVAEVAGHLSPNPGGVGPMTRAMLLTNVVEAAERHAA, via the coding sequence GTGAGCGCCACGATCCTGGACGGCAAGGCCACCAAGAACGCGATCTACGAGGAGCTGCGCGGCCGCGTCGCCGCACTCGCCGCGCGCGGCGCCACCCCCGGGCTGGGCACCGTGCTCGTCGGCGACGACCCCGGGAGCCAGTCGTACGTGCGCGGCAAGCACAACGACTGCGCCAAGGTCGGCATCGCCTCGCTGCGCCGCGACCTGCCCGACGACAGCAGCCAGGCCGACCTGGAGGCGGTGCTCGACGAGCTCAACGCCGACCCGGCCTGCACCGGCTACATCGTGCAGCTGCCGCTGCCCGCGCACCTCGACGCCGGTCCGCTGCTGGAGCGCGTCGCCCCGGACAAGGACGCCGACGGGCTGCACCCGATCAGCCTCGGCCGCCTCGTGCTCGGCGAACCCGCGCCGCTGCCGTGCACCCCGCGCGGCATCGTCGAACTGCTGCGCCGCCACGACGTGCCCCTGGACGGCGCGCACGTCGCCGTCGTCGGCCGCGGCATCACCGTCGGCCGCCCGCTGGGCCTGCTGCTGACCCGCCGCGGCGAGAACGCCACCACCACCCTCTGCCACACCGGCACCCGCGATCTGGTCGAGATCGTCCGCACCGCCGACGTCGTCGTGGCCGCCGCCGGGCGCCCGAACCTGATCACCCCGGACATGGTGAAGCCGGGAGCCGCGGTGCTCGACGTCGGCGTCACCCGCACCGAGGACGGCGTGGCCGGGGACGTGCACCCCGACGTCGCCGAGGTCGCCGGGCACCTCTCGCCGAACCCCGGCGGGGTCGGGCCGATGACCAGGGCGATGCTGCTCACCAACGTCGTGGAAGCGGCGGAGCGCCATGCCGCGTGA
- a CDS encoding TetR/AcrR family transcriptional regulator: MSAPQRSPRERYRDQTRAEAKQVALEQLAESGPAGISVNAIAKRMGITGPALYRYFENRDALLSALIVDAYRDVAEAVEGAAERHRRKAPARRVREVALEWRRWALAQPHRYLLLYGTPVPGYAAPEETYELADRALRALQALFAELVPADPPPRTELDEQLIALRAKRSGEQLPPAALRRGAVAWTRLHGVLSLEVQGQFAGTGIDPELLFRAELDALLAEPW; the protein is encoded by the coding sequence ATGTCCGCACCCCAGCGCAGCCCCCGCGAGCGCTACCGCGACCAGACCCGCGCCGAGGCCAAGCAGGTGGCGCTGGAGCAGCTCGCCGAATCGGGCCCGGCGGGCATCTCGGTGAACGCCATCGCCAAGCGCATGGGCATCACCGGCCCCGCGCTCTACCGCTACTTCGAGAACCGGGACGCGCTGCTGAGCGCGCTGATCGTCGACGCCTACCGGGACGTGGCGGAGGCGGTGGAAGGGGCCGCCGAACGGCACCGCAGGAAGGCGCCGGCCCGGCGGGTGCGGGAGGTGGCGCTGGAATGGCGGCGGTGGGCGCTGGCGCAGCCGCACCGCTACCTGCTGCTCTACGGCACGCCGGTGCCGGGATACGCCGCGCCGGAGGAGACCTACGAACTCGCCGACCGCGCACTGCGCGCGCTGCAGGCGCTGTTCGCGGAGCTGGTACCCGCCGACCCGCCGCCGCGCACCGAGCTGGACGAGCAGCTGATCGCGCTGCGCGCGAAGCGGTCGGGGGAGCAGCTGCCGCCCGCGGCGCTGCGGCGCGGCGCGGTGGCCTGGACCCGCTTGCACGGGGTGCTGAGCCTGGAGGTGCAGGGCCAGTTCGCCGGGACCGGCATCGACCCGGAGCTGCTGTTCCGCGCGGAGCTCGACGCGCTGCTCGCCGAACCCTGGTAG
- a CDS encoding DUF1918 domain-containing protein produces the protein MRAAIGDQLHVHSRTVEETDRTGLILEVRGTAGAPPYLVRFDDGHERLVYPGPDCIVEPRRAQEA, from the coding sequence ATGAGAGCAGCCATCGGCGATCAACTGCACGTGCACAGCCGGACGGTGGAGGAGACCGACCGCACCGGGCTGATCCTGGAGGTGCGCGGCACGGCGGGCGCCCCGCCGTACCTCGTGCGGTTCGACGACGGGCACGAACGGCTCGTCTACCCGGGACCCGACTGCATCGTCGAGCCGCGGCGCGCGCAGGAGGCCTGA
- a CDS encoding Hsp20/alpha crystallin family protein: MTLAFDPLFRDLNRLTTEVFGTSRAPQGMAMDAYRAGENYIAEFDLPGIDPDSLEVRAENNTLTVRAQRQGRTESDTNGEISYIAAERPRGTFSRQLALGDGLDLDNITADYADGVLTVTMPVAEQAKPRQIQVGRRDTGGRKVIDSGGS, from the coding sequence ATGACGCTCGCGTTCGACCCGTTGTTCCGGGATCTCAACCGCTTGACCACCGAGGTGTTCGGCACCAGCCGCGCGCCGCAGGGCATGGCCATGGACGCCTACCGCGCCGGCGAGAACTACATCGCCGAGTTCGACCTGCCCGGCATCGACCCGGACTCGCTGGAGGTCAGGGCGGAGAACAACACGCTGACCGTGCGAGCCCAGCGTCAAGGCCGCACCGAAAGCGATACGAACGGCGAGATCAGCTACATCGCCGCCGAGCGACCTCGCGGGACCTTCTCCCGGCAGCTGGCTCTGGGTGACGGGCTGGACTTGGACAACATCACCGCGGACTACGCCGACGGAGTCCTGACCGTGACCATGCCAGTGGCCGAGCAGGCCAAGCCCCGCCAAATCCAGGTCGGCCGCCGTGACACCGGCGGCCGCAAGGTCATCGACAGCGGCGGCAGCTGA
- a CDS encoding DMT family transporter has product MSAEASATRGRALGMAGAVLVGVVLSVQSRLNGALGAQLGDGLGAALISFGSGLVVLLLATPFLPVARAGLRAVRAALRDGGLRWWQCLGGVAGGFLVFGQGLSAAALGVALFTVAVVAGQVASGLVVDRIGLGPAGPQRVTAPRVVGAVLAVLAVLVAVWEELTGSGASWLILVPALAGIGVAWQQAVNGRVKQTAGSPASAAVINFGVGATGLLLAWLVEVGVRGLPGPLPPQPWLYLGGVLGIFVIGGAAALVHRTGVLVLSMGMVAGQLFGALLLDLLAPAPGTSVPLTTVVGVALTFVAVAVASLPDRFARA; this is encoded by the coding sequence GTGAGTGCTGAAGCTTCCGCCACCCGCGGCCGAGCCCTCGGCATGGCCGGTGCCGTGCTGGTCGGAGTGGTGCTGTCGGTGCAGTCGCGGCTCAACGGCGCGCTCGGCGCGCAGCTCGGGGACGGGCTCGGGGCCGCGTTGATCTCCTTCGGTTCCGGGCTGGTCGTGCTGCTGCTGGCCACCCCGTTCCTGCCCGTCGCGCGCGCGGGCCTGCGCGCGGTGCGGGCGGCCCTGCGCGACGGGGGCCTGCGCTGGTGGCAGTGCCTCGGCGGTGTCGCGGGCGGGTTCCTCGTGTTCGGGCAGGGCCTGTCGGCGGCGGCGCTGGGCGTCGCGCTGTTCACCGTCGCCGTCGTCGCGGGGCAGGTCGCCAGCGGGCTCGTCGTGGACCGGATCGGGCTCGGACCCGCCGGGCCGCAGCGGGTGACGGCGCCGCGCGTGGTGGGCGCGGTGCTGGCGGTGCTCGCGGTGCTGGTCGCGGTGTGGGAGGAGCTGACCGGGTCCGGCGCGAGCTGGCTGATCCTGGTGCCCGCGCTCGCCGGGATCGGCGTGGCCTGGCAGCAGGCGGTGAACGGCCGGGTGAAGCAGACCGCGGGCTCGCCCGCCTCCGCCGCGGTGATCAACTTCGGGGTGGGGGCGACGGGACTGCTGCTGGCCTGGCTGGTGGAGGTCGGGGTGCGCGGCCTGCCCGGTCCGCTGCCGCCGCAGCCGTGGCTGTACCTCGGTGGAGTGCTCGGCATCTTCGTGATCGGCGGTGCGGCCGCGCTGGTGCACCGCACCGGGGTGCTGGTGCTGAGCATGGGCATGGTCGCCGGCCAGCTGTTCGGGGCGCTGCTGCTGGACCTGCTGGCACCCGCGCCCGGCACGAGCGTGCCGCTGACCACCGTCGTCGGCGTCGCCCTCACGTTCGTCGCGGTCGCCGTCGCCTCGCTGCCGGACCGGTTCGCCCGAGCGTGA
- a CDS encoding DUF4177 domain-containing protein, whose product MPYQYKVVELREKWLGGKMSGDKLEGVLNEHAADGWRMKTITGADVKGRLGPGGVEGLLITFEREV is encoded by the coding sequence ATGCCGTACCAGTACAAGGTCGTGGAGCTCCGGGAGAAGTGGCTCGGCGGCAAGATGTCCGGCGACAAGCTCGAAGGCGTCCTCAACGAGCACGCCGCCGACGGCTGGCGGATGAAGACCATCACCGGCGCCGACGTGAAGGGGCGGCTGGGGCCCGGCGGAGTAGAAGGACTCCTGATCACCTTCGAACGCGAGGTCTGA
- a CDS encoding metal-dependent hydrolase — protein sequence MSTGPTHAMSGLAAWAAVTALADQHLIGQLSPKTWVVGATLASGAALLPDIDHPKSTVASTFGALSRGVSAMFSGFSGFMYRLTRTKHDSDREGTHRGFTHTVVFAVLAGLVTTAIVQSTSSIAIGVLMFTFAGLAVRGIMHTWNPRRDALLIAVASLGLTAACWAWTGDQPTEAAALGVAVILGCVMHFLGDAITEQGCPMLWPIPLDGQTWYAVAPPKAMRMRTGGKVEMVLVGPALTIVAVVLGAVVLYRVGAAPWIATLDLPPEVMRWLTPRP from the coding sequence TTGTCGACGGGACCCACACACGCCATGAGCGGACTGGCCGCGTGGGCGGCGGTGACCGCGCTCGCCGACCAGCACCTCATCGGCCAGCTGTCCCCGAAGACGTGGGTCGTCGGCGCCACGCTCGCGTCCGGTGCCGCTCTACTACCCGACATCGACCACCCCAAATCCACCGTGGCCAGCACCTTCGGCGCGCTGTCCCGGGGCGTGTCCGCGATGTTCAGCGGGTTCAGCGGGTTCATGTACCGGCTCACCCGCACCAAGCACGACAGCGACCGGGAGGGCACGCACCGCGGGTTCACCCACACCGTCGTGTTCGCGGTGCTGGCCGGGCTGGTCACCACCGCCATCGTGCAGAGCACCAGCTCGATCGCGATCGGCGTGCTCATGTTCACCTTCGCCGGGCTCGCCGTGCGCGGCATCATGCACACCTGGAACCCGCGGCGGGACGCGCTGCTCATCGCGGTGGCCTCGCTGGGGCTGACCGCGGCCTGCTGGGCGTGGACCGGCGACCAGCCCACGGAGGCGGCGGCGCTCGGCGTCGCGGTGATCCTCGGCTGCGTCATGCACTTCCTCGGCGACGCCATCACCGAGCAGGGCTGCCCGATGCTGTGGCCGATCCCGCTGGACGGCCAGACCTGGTACGCGGTGGCGCCGCCGAAGGCGATGCGGATGCGCACCGGCGGCAAGGTGGAGATGGTGCTGGTCGGCCCCGCCCTGACGATCGTCGCCGTGGTGCTGGGCGCGGTGGTGCTCTACCGCGTCGGCGCCGCCCCGTGGATCGCGACGCTGGACCTGCCGCCCGAGGTCATGCGGTGGCTGACGCCGCGCCCCTGA
- a CDS encoding MFS transporter, whose product MLRPYLLLAQVPHAFTLLGAGLLARLHQPAINLVLTFLIADRTGSYTAGGVIGGAITVGQAVAGPVRGRAADRAGPTGVLLITGCGYGLGLFAIAFLAGPDSRLPAQWWWLLVPVAFATGLSFPPAGQVGRAVWVRIADGPARQAAFAVEATAQELLFVVSPILAAFVVAVQGAFAATAWCGVIGAAGAVVFAFVLRRAGIDAVPAAGERPGGEPLFAARGFALALGFTCLMIGGVISVDLLLVGWARDRGTPELAGYLAAVWAVGSLIGGLLLGASARRPRLWLRGALVAAGVAVLVPVLPPVADPGSPWLVSAVLLVGGLAIAPTFAANNARIGELAPAGRRVEAFGWLASAGMVGSAIAAPLTGALLDASGPAAAAAAGTALALAAVCLAAHPSVRTRSAEDTPVP is encoded by the coding sequence GTGCTGCGCCCGTACCTGTTGTTGGCCCAGGTTCCGCACGCGTTCACGCTGCTCGGCGCAGGTCTGCTGGCTCGATTGCACCAACCGGCGATCAACCTGGTGCTCACGTTCCTGATCGCGGACCGCACCGGTTCTTACACGGCCGGTGGTGTGATCGGCGGCGCGATCACCGTCGGTCAAGCCGTGGCGGGTCCGGTGCGCGGCCGGGCGGCGGACCGCGCGGGGCCGACCGGAGTGCTCCTGATCACGGGGTGCGGTTACGGGCTGGGGCTGTTCGCGATCGCGTTCCTGGCCGGTCCGGACAGCCGGTTGCCCGCGCAGTGGTGGTGGCTGCTGGTTCCCGTGGCGTTCGCCACGGGACTGTCCTTCCCGCCGGCGGGCCAGGTGGGGCGGGCCGTGTGGGTGCGGATCGCGGACGGCCCGGCCCGGCAGGCCGCGTTCGCGGTGGAGGCCACGGCGCAGGAGCTGCTGTTCGTGGTCTCCCCGATCCTCGCCGCGTTCGTCGTCGCCGTGCAGGGCGCGTTCGCCGCGACCGCGTGGTGCGGGGTGATCGGCGCGGCCGGGGCGGTCGTGTTCGCGTTCGTGCTGCGCCGGGCCGGGATCGACGCGGTGCCCGCGGCAGGAGAGCGGCCCGGGGGTGAGCCGCTGTTCGCCGCGCGCGGGTTCGCGCTGGCGCTGGGGTTCACCTGCCTGATGATCGGCGGGGTGATCTCGGTGGACCTGCTGCTGGTCGGCTGGGCGCGGGACCGCGGCACCCCGGAGCTGGCCGGCTACCTGGCCGCGGTGTGGGCGGTCGGCTCGCTGATCGGTGGCCTGCTGCTGGGCGCGTCGGCGCGGCGGCCCCGGCTGTGGCTGCGCGGTGCGCTGGTGGCGGCGGGCGTGGCGGTGCTGGTGCCGGTGCTGCCGCCGGTCGCCGATCCCGGGTCGCCGTGGCTGGTGAGCGCGGTGCTGCTGGTGGGCGGCCTGGCGATCGCGCCGACGTTCGCGGCGAACAACGCGCGGATCGGCGAACTCGCCCCGGCGGGCAGGCGGGTGGAGGCGTTCGGCTGGCTGGCGAGCGCGGGCATGGTCGGGTCCGCGATCGCGGCGCCGCTGACCGGGGCGCTGCTGGACGCGTCCGGACCGGCTGCGGCCGCGGCGGCGGGGACCGCGCTGGCGCTGGCCGCGGTGTGCCTCGCCGCACATCCGAGCGTGCGGACCCGGTCCGCGGAGGACACTCCCGTCCCGTGA
- a CDS encoding site-specific integrase → MQPMQVSCQKDGHATTGLHGLVLCLIDFYTGARWGELAGQMRHEYDPDNQAIVIQAPLKEIGGNLFKNGRRVGPGGTFEDGAISPQVSRRRGNTRRKGRTKTPAGTRWVALPPSIAVLYETLLASHDHPFTFCTPEGHPWRRSNFRQRYWRPAWDGVHPDAPTHKRHVPAILSEFSFHEGRHTHNTWLTEDGVPEVARRARLGQKMKGIARVYDHVTPTMTEQLLTALEERFTRSVDALSSGERAQLLMWFPRLRKTLQPGDETVSEDRIAMSSPFAI, encoded by the coding sequence ATGCAGCCGATGCAGGTATCATGCCAAAAAGACGGGCACGCGACGACCGGCCTGCACGGCTTGGTGCTGTGCCTGATCGATTTCTACACCGGAGCCCGGTGGGGCGAACTCGCCGGTCAGATGCGCCACGAATACGACCCTGACAACCAGGCGATCGTCATCCAGGCCCCGCTCAAGGAGATCGGCGGCAACCTGTTCAAGAACGGACGCCGCGTCGGGCCCGGAGGCACGTTCGAAGACGGAGCGATCTCCCCCCAGGTCTCACGGCGCCGGGGGAATACGCGGAGGAAGGGCCGCACCAAGACCCCGGCCGGAACGAGGTGGGTGGCACTGCCGCCGAGCATCGCGGTGCTCTACGAGACGCTACTGGCCTCGCACGACCACCCCTTCACGTTCTGCACCCCGGAAGGGCATCCGTGGCGCCGGTCGAACTTCCGGCAGCGCTACTGGCGTCCTGCCTGGGACGGCGTGCACCCGGATGCACCCACGCACAAGCGCCACGTTCCGGCGATCTTGTCGGAGTTCAGCTTCCACGAAGGCCGCCACACCCACAACACGTGGCTGACCGAAGACGGCGTCCCTGAAGTGGCGCGACGTGCACGGCTGGGACAGAAGATGAAGGGCATCGCCCGGGTCTACGACCACGTCACCCCGACGATGACCGAGCAGTTGCTCACCGCGCTGGAAGAACGCTTCACCCGCTCCGTCGACGCCCTCTCGAGCGGAGAACGGGCCCAGCTGCTGATGTGGTTCCCACGCCTGCGGAAGACCCTGCAGCCTGGCGATGAGACGGTCAGCGAAGATCGCATCGCCATGTCGTCGCCATTCGCAATCTGA